In the Pectinophora gossypiella chromosome 24, ilPecGoss1.1, whole genome shotgun sequence genome, CCTTAACTCGTGCGTGCGAGTGAGATAGCGAGCCCGCGCTTACTCCTTAAGTCTCACAGACTGAAGTGGGCACGTAaatcgggggtgaggtaattaTGCTCGTATCGGCGTAAAGGGGGGATGTCCCTTCTATATGGTTTATTTTTATgcctttaattaaattattattgtatgagtGTTTGAATGTATGTAATAACAAGAATTACATAGAAGTAAATGTTTCAAGCGCCTTTCTGCTATGTGTAAGTTTTAGATGTAATTTAGATTTAGATGTCAAACGGACAGAtatatacataagctcacggctatttaccaattggggtaggcagaggtacatcacATTGTCATAATGAACCCGAATTCGTCTGTCCACTTGAAATCTAATATAAGTGTAGCATAGAGAGTGTGTACATTTGATTTTCAACATAAACTTACGATTAGTACATTATTgtaatatacatacttactaaattaaataaattatataaatatatgtcaTAAAACAAACAGGTGTGCTGGTGGCGCCAGAACTTCTTATGAAGTACACCTGGTGGACAAAACATGAAacttttgacagctgtcagttTGTAAGAATCTATAAGATAGACTTCATTGTTTGTAGTCTAtggtatttttgttttaaatactatttgtatttattaaccCTTCGAATGCGGCAAACACTGTTCAGGGCCagacataatataaaaactattgtGCCTCTTATATCAGCAGATAGAGGTTAAAGCAGATATATAAAAGCGTTCCAATTCTATTATATCTTTTTTAACTTTGTAAATGGTGTCCAGTGATGAGCTGAAAAAAATCAACCAGTTTCCTAACTATTCAattgtttttacaacaggatTATTCCCACTTTATGAACGTTGTCTGGAATGGTACATCACTAAtggtataactcccggcaaacttcttgagcatcgagtgtcgtagtgggggaaagttcgcgcacgtacacttccgtgcaaaaaaaaatgaacttttgattattttcttaacttcattaaaaaaaacaattattaagtatattatttaattatgtaaataaaactaaacttatctatattattatagtttattaaaacttatattatattattatacttaataaaaaaactaatcgtcaggtaagtatgatattccttccatgagattgaaaccagcaataccagagctagtgctaggttttggatctgtagacatagacctcgtgctagtaactaattcttaaacttaaaaaaaagagcaataacaaaaacgtgacagtttcactgcacgcaagtgtattcgggagtcaaagggacgaagacagagtgcgcgggggaagtgtcgactgatctaccaatagccggtcgatgcgggactcacccgcccccgcgccccgtaccgcaccaccaaagagatctaaaattcggttgtgcgcagtcaaggtcgatactcaagaagtttgccgggtcCTATACCGGTACTGTTTTTtcactattcttcttcttctaatccttttatcccctgttgggatgtcgGTTTCGaatagatttccactcctcgcgttcttttgcagcctctgtgcAATCCCATGACATGGCGAGAGTTTTCTACTTTCgatcaaccgagcgtcgccagctCTCTTGAGGCCGCCACCTTTAGCGttcacgcgcacaccaggtcagagctcgtcgcgACAGGCGTTCCACAagtcttctaaggacatttttaatttaaaaaataatagatataTTTTCGGTTCGCTCTCGTATTTCCAAATCCAAGAGCCGTGGTAGgccagttgaaagaacgctcgactttcactgtaaggtcgcaatTTCGAATCCACCTATGACTATCGAAATCgtttatcgaattcatgtttggatgataaatgattatcacgtgctcagcggtgaaggaaaacatcgtggggaaacccacatacccgtattggctggttttcccttcgcgggttggaagatcagacaggcagtcgcttctgtaaaaaccggacctgtcaaatcttcaggttaggtaagcggaccctgtaaacgcgggataacgctaaggagatcaTGACTTCcaaatccatacatacatacatacataaactcacgcctatttcccaccggggtaagcagagactatagaattccatttgcttcgatcttgacacacttctcttgcttcctccacattcatcaatcgcttcatacacgtacgccggttcagagtagatcgtattgaaccttttctaaggacatctccaatttggtcatcgtaagtcctcgGACTTCCAAATCCAAATTAACTTAAATttacaatatatataatatatatatatatgtaagtacataattgcTACTCTGTGgtaagataataatttaaataaaagatttaatGTTGAAAATCAAATGTAATTACGTATGAAAGTGGAATATAGTGTAAAAgattattgtaaattatgaattaaaatattGATGAATGTATTATTGTTGTGAAGAAGAAAGAGTTTTCTAGAAGTACCCACTATGTTGTGTTTCATTTGGCAATGAGGAACTGTCCACGTTCATCAAaaactatatagatggcgctgtacagattttccttcgtttaaccttctaatttcatggataacagagatatgcatcttttatctttgtttttgggtataaatgatgaccctttttcgGTGTAATAACACCAAAacataattacatcttccagccattattattctgatcaaaataaagagcaatataggtagcaacataattctatacatatcgagattcaaatcatcatcaccagcccattaacgtccccactgctggggcacgggccttccctatggatggatagggagatcgggccttaaaccatcacgcgggcccagtgcggattggtggtgattaacgactgctaatgcagccaggaccaacggcttaacgtgccttccgaagcacggaggagcacgtgatgaaaacttttttttgtggtcacccatcctatgaccggcctttgcgaaagttgcttaacttcaacaatcgcagaccgagcgcgtttaccgctgcgccaccgagctcctcgagatccaaatatcaagcaacaattatttatataggtaatgcttctgtcattacattgtattttggaataattatgtaagtacccgaaAAATATTCAAAGAGTGTGCCAGCGCAGTATGGAACGGAGTATGTTGAATATAAGACTAAGTGACAAATGTCGAGCTGAAAAAATCAGGAAAACTACCAAAGTTGAAGATGAAgaagtttctattctattctaattgtAAAAACTAGAGAGTTGAAATGGAGATGGACAGGACATATGATGAGAACAAGGAGGGACAAATGGAATAAGGATATAACGGAATGGTATCCCAGGAACGGAAAGAGACAACGGGGAAGACCAACTAAAAGATGGGAGGACGACCTTCCCAGGATCTGGAGGAGACTAGCAAAAGATCGAGACATATGGAGGGAGctagaggaggcctatgtcatGAGGCAACCTGACTGTTAGGGATGctgatataagtatataaacattaatataaaacttACTAACAATTAAACGTAATAAAATCTACTACTAACTACTTTGTAACTTTTGAAGTCAgcgaataaaggctattttcattttcatgtaagtacccataaggttcatcatatccatctttggacttcgtatcaacagtggctgcaagttgtctttgattacttgtggctctgcccaccccattagggattacgggcgtgagtttatgtgtgtatgtatgtaagtacccgagtatagtattttatgcaacagttgtataagaagggtgacctagttatacaacgttgcatacaataatttttctacgacgacgtaattttaaatgaaacaaaaattatacaaagaaaaattttatttataaaaatgaagatgttgaatggtattgtgtgatatggtaatcaatagttcttcatccatttttcctttttattttatactttttagtgttttgaaacgaaacacaaaaattttccaatttattttccaactcgcgggaaaatggcggcaaatgtatacttttttttatagtatatctatggcaccaaacaaagtaaaggtgccagtttccaggtcaaaaaaaaaaacaacaacgatgcttttttggcgacattatagtacagttacactttgtaaacaatgcttttataggccatagagcgtacactttttcaaagagtttaattatgtatgtacttatattagactttttggttatttaaatgccagattaaagtagaggagtagaaaaaacaataaataggtaattatcacgttaaatctctacAGCGCCTTCATCATtgaattgttttataatataagaaATTAACAGGAAAGTATGGTCGTCAACCACGCGAGCggggaatcgtcgaccacaccccgccggcgtggtagacTATTTCCTTCATTCGGTGCTTACCGCTaccgattaaatctttcaaatatgtaTAATCCACTcgcacgacgccctgagcccaggTTCGTGCTCAAgtgggcaccgtcaggcctgttgtcttaaattttggaccgggtgagagccctcagcgctccccatttgtccggccaagtagttaatgccatttatggcgtatctacaataagtgaagtaaaaaaaaaaacacggatATAAACAGACTTACAGGCCACACCATCATCATGATCATCATGGTGATGGATCAGCACCAtcgacacatacacacataaaaagGGGATAGGTTCAGGGAGAATGGGGACTCCCATTCAAATACgagatttttacaaaaataataccttTATTCACATACAACCAAATACTGAATGGTACAGTCACTGACTTGGTACAGTCTACGACATTATTTCAAACGCCCACAAAATCTAATGCACGAGTTTTCTACCCtaagaatacagggtgttaatgacaccgtaacgaaaacttttgagggatgattccgagttgatatcaagtggaattttccacttgatattaactcagaatctcaGAACAAAAGTgctcaatcatggtctgaatcatccccctcagtattcggtaccaTGTCACTACCATCCTGTGTGtttgtacaattattatttttcattgcgCAGCGCACTCAAGTGTTTAGCTACTTAAATattagataagtacctaccatgaagttaaataaatattacgatTATTTGAGCTCATGtctttttaaatacgttttttcgTTTTCTCATGCCATTAAAACAatcttaattaaattatataatttacaacaattttattttaatttatacctgccatttagttatccgccgaaaaagaaagggacggataatcgacaggcataatggaacacaagtcaattttacgcaaaaatctaaaacaaccctctaaaaattttacatcggccaataacccgacggagTTATgttagcacacgtcaaacgggttgcaagCCAGCGAGATacactttaaaattaacagccgtcaatcatccgtccctttccttttaggcacATAAGATAATGaccggtataacttaaaataaagttagattgTGTGTATAGGAATTAGCATCTATAACTTACAAAATACCCTATGCTGAACTGCTAACACAGCCTTAAAAttcactttttttaaattacgtagtaggtaggtaatacatTTTAGGGTAGGTTCACACTAGCGATTTGTCCAGCGATTTGACGGCGAGGCGAGATCGCGGCGTGCACGCGGCGACATCGCCACGATATCTCTGTGTGCTCGCGGCGAGCACGCCACAATTTCTCCGCGATTATTTTTAGTAGCACACTACCCACATTTCGCTACCGTTCGATTTAATCGTCTTCTAAGTAAGACAGCTAGAAGTATCTCCTCGTCGGAGTCCATGTTGTGAATGATGAAAACGGCCCGTGACGGTCACAACGGAAAGATTGCGGTGTGCTCGACGTGGGCTCGCGGTGATGAGTAAATCGAATCGTGCACGAGGCGAGTGCGTCGCGTGCTCGCCTCGTGCACGCCGCGATCTCACCTCGCCGTCAAATCTCTGAAAAATCGCCGGGTAAATCGCTAGTATGAACAGGTCATAAAGCCAATGAGCATTTTTTTCCCATGTCGTTCTAATACTTATTTGcatttctcatcatcatcattaatttaagagtcactcTCTCGTcgctgtagcattctccacgctactttaTCTACATACCTAGTACTACTACTTTACTGCTATTGCTATAggtactaaaatatttatttttcgtcACTAAAGTTTATTGCACCGAAGGTATCGTACAAGTTGAtaccaaatggaattttccgtcgcaaaattcatggttatttgtgtgttttaaaattattttcaattatactcttttgcgatggaaaattccgcttgatattaactcagaataatgagctgaatcatcctccccagtattcgttacgaatttacttacactccgtacaggttgccatacaagtacgcataggtgtagtgacaccgtaacggatactgagggaCATGATTTATAGAcactgattctgagttgatatcaagtggaatttcttgtcggaaatgcagaaaaaatgtgtttttttgtaaattttcagtttcatacttctgcgacggaaaattccacttgatattatttcagagtcatggtctgtatcatccctcaatattttcattacgatttcactaacgccctgtatacaACACAGATCACAAAGATCTCCCTTCCCCCTCTATTGTCCCTTAGTCTCTTTCTAAGTCCATAACACTACTACTTCTacttctattctatacaagagGACTACTGCACCGTCTATCTCTGTTGTGGTACAGCTTCCACGAAGTCAACGACTCTACAGACTTCAATTCTTCAGGAGAGAGAGGTCTACCTCTGAATTCATCTTCAATATCTTGAAGCGTCCTATCTTTTGTCTCTGGCAGAAACTTCATAGCTACTATCAAACAATACGCAACCACGCCAGCGTACAAGCAATAAGCGCCATGTATTCCTATCGTTTTGAATAACACTGGTAAAGTTTTCACAGTAATGAACAGATTCGACGataaaaatattacactaaTCCCTCCAGCTAAACTTCTGTATTCTAAAGGAAATAATTCTCCTGCTATTATGAAAGGCAAAGGCACAGTTCCTGTTGCTATTGAGAACATATGAATATGTACCAATGTTGCTCCTATCAAAGGATGGTCATCGAAAGGCAACAGATCATGAGCCTTGCAGTAGGTGTAAGCAGCTGTCGCCAAAAACGcgaaaatatttatacaaactGTTACCAATAACATCGTCCGGCGTTTAACCTTCTTTATAACGTAAACAGCGCATGCGTTcgaaataattcgctgggtaTCTAAAGTAATAATCATTAGTGCGATGTCCACGGGTCCTATGACATTTTCGAAGATGTCTATAGTGTACGCGGCCAGAATGTTAGCGCCAGCCCATTGGCCTAATGTATAGATATGACACATGATAAAAATAGGTTTATAAAACTCCCTCTTCTTAATCGTCGCTCCGAAGTAAACCAGAGCAGCGTTCACCTTTTTACCGAAAGACTCGTCAACATCAACATCCATTTTCGCTTCTCTAACAATTGTCGCGGATTCAATCATCCTCTGTAACTCTTCTTCTTCCCCATCACCTCTTAGCCATCTGAACACCTTCTTGCTCTCTTCATACTTCCCTTGATCAGCCAGGAAACTAGGCGATTCTGGTGAATATATAACTATTAACAGATCCGCGAATGCAATAAATGCACAGACCAACGCGGTAGTTTCCCAGGACAGATAAGATCCCATAGTGTGCACTGTTAAGACTCCTGTGGCTATGGTCAGGGATATACTGGTAAGGAAGGCTCCCCTGTTGTTTGGACTAGTATACTCTCCGATCAAAACGGGGCCTAAAGATGCGCTCATTCCCATAGATATTCCTTGCAAAACTCTAGCTATTAGAAGAGTAGTAACACTGTTAGCAGTAAGTATACAAAACCACCCGACCAACAGCGGGACGATGGAGACAAGATTGGCCGTTCTTCTTCCGAATTTAGCCATGATGGTG is a window encoding:
- the LOC126377738 gene encoding facilitated trehalose transporter Tret1-like, yielding MGNKDRTWITPFKKQCFVTLGVCLNMAGHGLVMGFAAILLHQLKEPGSPIPIDDTSKSWIASILGIALVAGNFIVPTIMAKFGRRTANLVSIVPLLVGWFCILTANSVTTLLIARVLQGISMGMSASLGPVLIGEYTSPNNRGAFLTSISLTIATGVLTVHTMGSYLSWETTALVCAFIAFADLLIVIYSPESPSFLADQGKYEESKKVFRWLRGDGEEEELQRMIESATIVREAKMDVDVDESFGKKVNAALVYFGATIKKREFYKPIFIMCHIYTLGQWAGANILAAYTIDIFENVIGPVDIALMIITLDTQRIISNACAVYVIKKVKRRTMLLVTVCINIFAFLATAAYTYCKAHDLLPFDDHPLIGATLVHIHMFSIATGTVPLPFIIAGELFPLEYRSLAGGISVIFLSSNLFITVKTLPVLFKTIGIHGAYCLYAGVVAYCLIVAMKFLPETKDRTLQDIEDEFRGRPLSPEELKSVESLTSWKLYHNRDRRCSSPLV